A window of Flavobacterium branchiarum genomic DNA:
AAGTCAACTTCAACTTGATCCATAATCATTTTATTTTCGATTGTTAAAGTATCATCTGACATGATAGAGAATATCGAAAATTCTTCCGTTTCTCTATACATTGGCATTTTCTTTGTTTTTCGATAATGATCTACAATTAAGTTATGCGATATACGCATTACCCACGGCAAGAATTTACCTTCTTCGTTATATGAGTTACTTTTTAAAGTCTTGATTACTTTTATGAATGTATCCTGAAAAATATCATTTGAGATATCTCTGTCTGCTATTTTTGAATATATAAATCCATAAATCTTTGATTCATGTCTTTTTATCAATGTTGACAAAGCACTTTCGTTACCATCAACATAGTTTCTCACCAATAGAGCGTCAGGAATTTGCAGATTAGCCATAATACTACCTTTTAGTTTTAATTTGAAATTTGGGTAATTTTCTAAAAAGTAATTTTACTGTATAGGCTACTGATTTTTAAAGTGTTAATTAATTGTTCAAATTTAACAAATATTTTATTTAAAAAGCAAATTAAATTAAGAATAATTACCAACAAAATCAGAAAAACATTAAATAAAAATCAGCAATTCAGACAAAAACGGTAAAAAACAATAAATCACACCCCTCCTCTTAACAGTTAAATAAAAACCTAAACCACACAAAACAAGCCAGTTAAACTTTAATAATCTTTATTTTACATTATCTCTTATTATCACCTCTAATACAATTGATTATAGATTACTAAAAAAATATCAGTACAGATTGAAAAAAAAATATTCCATCGTTTTTAAGATAAATTGAGCACTTATCCTTAACACAACTCAAATGAAAATTGACTACTTTTGTGGAAATTGATTTTTTGTATGCAAATTGACCTTTCTACACTCGACCCAAAAAAAAATATCATCATTAAAGGTGCTCAGGTACATAATTTAAAAAATGTAGATGTTGCCATTCCAAGAAACAAACTCGTTGTTATTACGGGCCTTTCCGGCTCTGGTAAATCAAGTTTGGCTTTTGATACTTTGTATGCTGAAGGGCAACGCCGTTATGTAGAAAGTCTTTCGTCGTATGCGCGTCAGTTTTTAGGTCGTTTAGACAAACCAAAAGTTGAATATATTAAAGGAATTGCTCCTGCAATTGCGATTGAGCAAAAAGTTAACACTACCAATGCGCGTTCGACAGTAGGAACTTCTACTGAAATTTACGATTATGTAAAATTACTTTTCGCAAGAATAGGTCGTACCTACTCGCCTATTTCTGGTCAAGAAGTTAAAAAAAATACGGTTACCGATGTTGTTACCGATGTAAAAAGCTTTGAGCTAGACAGTAAATGGTTGCTTCTTGCTCCTATTCATCTTGAAAAAGGGAGAAAATTAGAAGACAAACTTAATGTTCTATTGCAACAAGGATTTGCTCGTATCCTAATTGATAACGAAATGGTTCGTTTAGATGAGTTTGCTTCTTCGCTTAACACTAAAAAGAAACAGGATATTTTATTAATCATTGATAGAATAGTTGTAAAGGAAGAAGAGGAATTTTACAATCGTCTTTCTGATGCTGTTCAAACTGCCTTTTTTGAAGGAAAAGGAATTTGTTACTTACAAGAATTAAAAACCAATAAAAGATTCAGTTATTCTAATAATTTTGAGTTAGACGGAATTACTTTTTTAGAACCTAATCCGCATTTATTCAGTTTCAACAACCCATATGGAGCTTGCCCAGCTTGCGAAGGATACGGAAATATTATTGGTATTGATGCCGATTTAGTTGTTCCTAACACCTCTTTATCTATTTATGAAAATGCCATTTATCCTTGGCGCGGTGAAAGCATGGGATGGTTTCGTGATCAATTGGTAAATAATTCTCATAAGTTTGACTTCCCTATACACAAACCTTACTTTCAATTAACTGAGGAACAAAAAGAGCTAATATGGAAAGGAAATCAATATTTTGAAGGTCTAAATGATTTCTTCAAAGAACTAGAAGAGAAAAACTATAAAATACAAAATAGAGTAATGCTTTCGCGTTACCGTGGAAAAACAAAATGTCATGTTTGCAAAGGGAAGCGTTTAAGAGTAGAAGCTTCTTATGTGAAAATAAATGGAAAAACGGTTTCTGATTTAGTCGATTTACCAATTCAACATTTAGTTACTTTTTTCAATGAAATTGACCTTAATGTTTATGAGCAGCAAATCGCAAAACGATTATTAGTCGAAATCAATAATAGACTATCCTTTTTAACTGAAGTAGGATTGTCTTATCTTACCTTAAATAGAAATTCTTCGACTCTTTCTGGAGGAGAATCACAACGTATCAATCTAGCAACTTCTTTAGGAAGCAGCCTAGTTGGTTCTATGTATATCCTTGACGAACCAAGTATTGGT
This region includes:
- a CDS encoding RNA polymerase sigma factor — encoded protein: MANLQIPDALLVRNYVDGNESALSTLIKRHESKIYGFIYSKIADRDISNDIFQDTFIKVIKTLKSNSYNEEGKFLPWVMRISHNLIVDHYRKTKKMPMYRETEEFSIFSIMSDDTLTIENKMIMDQVEVDLKKLIEELPNDQKEVLVMRMYQDMSFKEISEVTGVSINTALGRMRYALMNIRKIIEKHQIILTN
- the uvrA gene encoding excinuclease ABC subunit UvrA, with translation MQIDLSTLDPKKNIIIKGAQVHNLKNVDVAIPRNKLVVITGLSGSGKSSLAFDTLYAEGQRRYVESLSSYARQFLGRLDKPKVEYIKGIAPAIAIEQKVNTTNARSTVGTSTEIYDYVKLLFARIGRTYSPISGQEVKKNTVTDVVTDVKSFELDSKWLLLAPIHLEKGRKLEDKLNVLLQQGFARILIDNEMVRLDEFASSLNTKKKQDILLIIDRIVVKEEEEFYNRLSDAVQTAFFEGKGICYLQELKTNKRFSYSNNFELDGITFLEPNPHLFSFNNPYGACPACEGYGNIIGIDADLVVPNTSLSIYENAIYPWRGESMGWFRDQLVNNSHKFDFPIHKPYFQLTEEQKELIWKGNQYFEGLNDFFKELEEKNYKIQNRVMLSRYRGKTKCHVCKGKRLRVEASYVKINGKTVSDLVDLPIQHLVTFFNEIDLNVYEQQIAKRLLVEINNRLSFLTEVGLSYLTLNRNSSTLSGGESQRINLATSLGSSLVGSMYILDEPSIGLHPKDSERLIKVLLSLRDLGNTVIVVEHDEDIMKAADMIIDIGPEAGTFGGELVAQGTYDEILKSSSLTAKYLNGDLEIAVPKHRRKSKNYIQVIGARENNLKNIDVTFPLDVLTVITGVSGSGKSTLVKKILFPAIQKKLDNAAEKAGQFTEIKGSFSQIKHIEYVDQNPIGRSSRSNPVTYIKAYDDIRELYAKEKLSKIRGYQAKHFSFNVDGGRCETCKGEGSINVEMVFMADVQLPCETCGGKRFKKEVLEITFDNKNINDVLTMTIDDAISFFAANNQTKITQKLQPLQDVGLGYVQLGQSSSTLSGGEAQRIKLASFLVKGATKDKALFVFDEPTTGLHFHDIKKLMASFDALIDKGHSIIVIEHNLDLIKCADWIIDLGPEGGENGGELLAEGIPEDIVKIKKSITGIYLKEKL